The following DNA comes from Candidatus Alcyoniella australis.
CGTGGAGTTCCCCGTCGGACTGTTCACCTGCGTTACCGGCGTCTCGGGGTCGGGCAAATCCAGTCTGGTCAACGACACGTTGCACCGCGTCCTGGCGCAGCGGCTGTTCGGCGCCAAGCAGCGCGCCGGCGCACACGTCGAGGTCGACGGCCTGGCCTATGTCGACAAGGTGATCTGCATCGACCAGAGCCCTATCGGCCGCACGCCGCGCTCCAATCCCGCGACCTACACCGGCCTGTTCACGCCGATCCGCGACCTGTTCACCCAGCTGCCCGAGAGCCGCATGCGCGGCTACAAGCCCGGCCGCTTCTCGTTCAACGTCAAGGGCGGACGCTGCGAGGCCTGCCAGGGCGACGGGATCATCAAGATCGAGATGCACTTTCTGCCCGACGTCTACGTGACCTGCGAACAGTGCGCGGGCAAGCGCTTCAACCGCGACACGCTCGAGATCCGCTACAAGGGGGCCACCATCGCCGAGGTGCTGGAGATGACGGTCAACCAGGCGCTGCACTTCTTCCGCGCGGTGCCCGCGATCAACGGCAAGCTCGAGACCCTGGTCGAGGTCGGCCTGGGCTACGTCAAGCTCGGCCAGAGCGCCACAACGCTCTCCGGCGGCGAGGCCCAGCGCATCAAGCTGGCCAAGGAACTGGCGCGGCGCAGCACCGGCCGCACGGTCTACATTCTAGATGAGCCGACCACCGGCCTGCACTTCGACGACATCAACAAGCTGCTGGCCGTGCTCAATCGGTTTGCCGACGAGGGGAACACAATCGTGGTCATCGAGCACAACCTGGACGTGATCAAGACCGCCGACTGGATCATCGACCTCGGACCCGAGGGAGGCGACCGCGGCGGCACGATCGTGGCCCAGGGCCCCCCCGAGCTGGTGGCCCAGATCGCGGAGTCGCACACCGGACGCTTCCTGGCCCAGGTATTGGAACGCGACGCCGGGACCGCATGAGCGTGGTCGATCGGCCCGCGCGCCACTCCCGGCCGATTGTGTGGCACAATCTTTCTCGATGAGAGCCTCGACCGCCCTCACGCTTCTTGCGGCGTTGGCCTTGGCGGTGCTGTGCATTTTAGCGGCCGCTGCCCAGGACGAAGACGGGGATTCGCCGCAGGTCCAGCAGGCGCCGCCGCCGGAACAACGCGAGCAGTTGATCGAGCAGGAGCGCGAACGCGTGCGCAGCGACGCGCCGGGCATGCGCAACCTGCTGGCCGGCCTCGAGCTGATCGAGGAGCAGGAGCGGCACGCCGCGGACGAGCTGCTGCGGATCGACGGCGCCATGGCCCAGGTCGGTCACGACATTATTTTTACCGAGGCCGACAGCTACCTAACCCGCAGAGCGATCAGCCGCGAGGAGCTGCAGCTTTCACACCGGGTACGCTCGCTGTACATCCTCAGCCGCGGCGGCATGGCCCAAGTGCTGCTGGCCTCGCGGGATTTCTCCAACTTCGTGCTCGGCACGCGGCTGGTTAACCGGGTGGTCGAACGCGACCTTCGCCGGCTGCACCGCAACCGCGAGCATGTGATCAACCTGGCGCGGGTACGGCAACGGTTGCAACAGGACCGCGATTACCTCGAGCGGCTAAAGTCGCGCGCCGAGAGCCAGCGCTTTTGGGTCGATCTCGAGCGCCAGCGTCGGCTGGCGTTGATCGAGCTGATCAGCTCGGACCGCGCGCTGTACTCGCGGGCGGCCGGCGAGCGCGAGCAGGCGGGATTCGACTTGGCTGCGACCCTCGAGCGGCTGAGCGACGCGGGCACGCTGCAGCCGATCAGCGCGCCCCAGGGGCGCGCCTTCGCCTCACAACTGGGCAAGCTGCCGCCTCCGGCCGTGGGCAGCCTGCTGCGGACCTTCGGTCGGCAGGTGCACCCGCAATTCGGCACGGTCACTTTTTCCAACGGCGTGGGAATCGGGGCCGAGTTCGGAGCGCCGGTGCGGGCGGTGTATGCCGGGGTTGTGCGTTACGCCGGCAGCTTCTATGGTTACGGACGCGTGGTGATTCTGGACCACGGCGATAGATTTCATTCAGTATATGGGCACCTGGACGCGATTACGGTGTCACAAGGCGATAAGGTTTTACAGTCTGAGGTAATTGGAACCGTGGGACGCAGCGGATCGTTGGTCGGTCCGCAGCTCCACTTTGAAATACGACACAAAGGAAAATCGATCGATCCCCTGCAATGGCTGGCCTGGGGATCGCAGGAGGATCAATGAGTAAGCAAAGAACAAACCGCGGCCGGTTCACCCGGATCACGGTCGCCGTTTGCGTGGCGTTGGTTGCGGCCCTGTTGTTCCCCGCCGCAATAAGCGCGGTGGAGGAAAAAGTCTACGAGCCGCTACGGTTGTTCAACCGTGCGCTGAGCATCATCCAGGCGCGCTACGTCGACGATGTGGACATGCGCGAGCTGGTCTACGGCGCCATCGAGGGCATGCTGGCCAAGCTCGATCCGCACTCGAGCTTCCTCACGCCGGAGTATTTCAACGAGCTCAACGTCGACACCCAGGGTTCGTTCGGCGGACTGGGGATCGAGATCACCACTAAGGACGACTACATCCACGTGATCAGCCCGATCGAGGACACACCGGCCTGGAAGGCCGGGATCCGCGCGGGCGACTACATCGTGCGCATCGAGGGCCAGAGCACCAAGGGCATGGACCTGATGGAGGCGGTGAGCCTGCTGCGCGGTCCCAAGGGGACCGACGTGACGATCTCGGTAATGCACGAGGGCTACCCCGCTCCCAAGGACGTGACGATCACCCGCGCGATTATCCAGATCGTGGCGGTCAAGTCCCGAATGCTCGAGCCGGGCTACGGCTACGTCAAGCTGACGCAGTTCAACCAGAACGCCGATCGCGAGCTGAAAAAAGCCATCGACAGCCTCGAGCGCGAGGCCGGCGGCACGCTCAAGGGTTTGGTGCTGGACCTGCGCAACAATCCCGGCGGACTGCTCGACCAGGCCGTTAAAGTCTCCAACGAATTTATCGCCGAGGGACTGATCGTCTCGACACGCGGCCGCGCCTCGAGCCAGAACCTCGAGGAGCGGGCCACCAGATCGGGCACGCGCGACAATTTCCCGATGGTCTGCCTGGTCAACGGCGGCTCGGCCAGCGCCTCCGAGATCGTGGCCGGTGCGCTGCAGGACCACAAGCGCGCGGTGGTGGTCGGCACTCCGAGCTTTGGCAAGGGCTCGGTGCAGACGATCATCCGCCTCGACGACGGCTCGGGCCTGCGGCTGACCACTGCCAAGTACTACACTCCCGCCGGCCGCGACATCCAGGCCAAGGGGATCATCCCCGACATCCGGGTCGACGCCAGCCCCTACGCGGGCGAGGATGCGGAAAAGGTACGCTTCTATAAGGAGCGCGATCTTGAGAACCGGCTGCCCAACGATGAGGAGCAGCCCGCCCAAAGTTCTGCGCCGGACATGGACGCCCCGGGCTTCCTGCACGGCCTGGAGACTGAGGAGTTGCAACCGGCTTCCGAGGAGGAGCCCGACCCGCAGCTCGACCGGGCGCTGGAGCTGCTCAAGAGTTGGAGCATCTTCCAGGTCACCGGCATTTAACCTTTCAGGGTAGGGTGGCCGGCCCGCCGTTGATCCGTTTTCTCAAGCGCGCCGAGGAACTGCTGGGCAGGGCCTCGGCAGCGCACGTGCTGTTCATCGGCCTGGCCGGGCTCGCGCTGTTCCTGCTGATCACCGTGCCGCTGGTGTCGCTGATGGGCGATGCGCAGCCCGGGCAACCCGCACCGCAGCGAGAAACAGCGGTCGATCCGGCG
Coding sequences within:
- a CDS encoding S41 family peptidase, translated to MSKQRTNRGRFTRITVAVCVALVAALLFPAAISAVEEKVYEPLRLFNRALSIIQARYVDDVDMRELVYGAIEGMLAKLDPHSSFLTPEYFNELNVDTQGSFGGLGIEITTKDDYIHVISPIEDTPAWKAGIRAGDYIVRIEGQSTKGMDLMEAVSLLRGPKGTDVTISVMHEGYPAPKDVTITRAIIQIVAVKSRMLEPGYGYVKLTQFNQNADRELKKAIDSLEREAGGTLKGLVLDLRNNPGGLLDQAVKVSNEFIAEGLIVSTRGRASSQNLEERATRSGTRDNFPMVCLVNGGSASASEIVAGALQDHKRAVVVGTPSFGKGSVQTIIRLDDGSGLRLTTAKYYTPAGRDIQAKGIIPDIRVDASPYAGEDAEKVRFYKERDLENRLPNDEEQPAQSSAPDMDAPGFLHGLETEELQPASEEEPDPQLDRALELLKSWSIFQVTGI
- a CDS encoding peptidoglycan DD-metalloendopeptidase family protein, which produces MRASTALTLLAALALAVLCILAAAAQDEDGDSPQVQQAPPPEQREQLIEQERERVRSDAPGMRNLLAGLELIEEQERHAADELLRIDGAMAQVGHDIIFTEADSYLTRRAISREELQLSHRVRSLYILSRGGMAQVLLASRDFSNFVLGTRLVNRVVERDLRRLHRNREHVINLARVRQRLQQDRDYLERLKSRAESQRFWVDLERQRRLALIELISSDRALYSRAAGEREQAGFDLAATLERLSDAGTLQPISAPQGRAFASQLGKLPPPAVGSLLRTFGRQVHPQFGTVTFSNGVGIGAEFGAPVRAVYAGVVRYAGSFYGYGRVVILDHGDRFHSVYGHLDAITVSQGDKVLQSEVIGTVGRSGSLVGPQLHFEIRHKGKSIDPLQWLAWGSQEDQ